A region from the Catellatospora sp. TT07R-123 genome encodes:
- a CDS encoding DNA repair helicase XPB, which yields MTNGPLIVQSDKTLLLEVDHPDATACRMAIAPFAELERSPEHMHTYRLTPLGLWNARAAGHDAESVVDALLRFSRYPVPHSLLVDVADTMDRYGRLQLLNDPAQGLVLRGLDRAVLVEVAKSKKVAGMLGAQLDADTIAVHPSERGHLKQVLLKLGWPAEDLAGYVNGEAHAIELRQDGWQLRSYQREAVEHFQAGGSGVVVLPCGAGKTLVGAAAMAQVSATTLILVTNTVAGRQWRRELLARTTLTEDEIGEYSGERKEIRPVTIATYQVLTTRRGGVFPHLSVFEARDWGLIVYDEVHLLPAPMFRFTADLQARRRLGLTATLVREDGKEGDVFSLIGPKRYDAPWKDIESQGWIAPADCTEVRVSLTDAERMQYATAEPEEKYRVAATVHSKLPVIEALIDRHAGEQVLVIGGYLDQLHEIGQFLSDRGTETPIVHGATTTKERERLFDAFRDGSVRTLILSKVGNFSIDLPEAAVAIQVSGTFGSRQEEAQRLGRVLRPKADGRQAHFYSVVSRDTVDTEYAAHRQRFLAEQGYAYTIVDAADVLSPEPPGGA from the coding sequence ATGACGAACGGACCGCTGATCGTCCAGTCGGACAAGACGTTACTTCTCGAGGTAGACCACCCGGACGCGACCGCCTGCCGCATGGCGATCGCGCCCTTCGCGGAGCTGGAACGCTCACCCGAGCACATGCACACCTACCGGCTGACCCCGCTCGGGCTGTGGAACGCCCGCGCCGCCGGACACGACGCCGAGAGCGTCGTCGACGCGCTGCTGCGCTTCTCCCGCTACCCGGTGCCGCACTCGCTGCTGGTGGACGTCGCCGACACGATGGACCGGTACGGCCGGCTCCAGCTGCTCAACGACCCCGCGCAGGGGCTGGTGCTGCGCGGGCTGGACCGGGCGGTGCTGGTCGAGGTGGCCAAGTCGAAGAAGGTCGCCGGGATGCTCGGCGCCCAGCTCGACGCCGACACCATCGCCGTGCACCCGTCCGAGCGCGGCCACCTGAAGCAGGTGCTGCTCAAACTCGGCTGGCCCGCCGAGGACCTGGCCGGGTACGTCAACGGCGAGGCCCATGCGATCGAGCTGCGCCAGGACGGCTGGCAGCTGCGGTCGTACCAGCGGGAGGCGGTGGAGCACTTCCAGGCCGGCGGATCCGGCGTGGTCGTGCTGCCGTGCGGGGCGGGCAAGACCCTCGTCGGCGCGGCCGCGATGGCACAGGTCAGCGCGACGACGCTGATCCTGGTCACCAACACCGTCGCCGGGCGGCAGTGGCGCCGGGAGCTGCTGGCCCGCACCACCCTGACCGAGGACGAGATCGGCGAGTACTCCGGTGAGCGCAAGGAGATCCGGCCGGTCACCATCGCGACGTACCAGGTGCTCACGACGCGGCGCGGGGGCGTGTTCCCGCACCTGTCGGTGTTCGAGGCCCGCGACTGGGGCCTGATCGTGTACGACGAGGTGCACCTGCTGCCCGCGCCGATGTTCCGGTTCACGGCTGATCTGCAGGCCCGCCGCCGCCTCGGGCTGACCGCCACCCTGGTCCGCGAGGACGGCAAGGAGGGCGACGTGTTCAGCCTGATCGGGCCGAAGCGCTACGACGCGCCCTGGAAGGACATCGAGTCGCAGGGCTGGATCGCCCCCGCCGACTGCACCGAGGTCCGGGTGTCGCTCACCGACGCCGAGCGCATGCAGTACGCCACCGCCGAGCCGGAGGAGAAGTACCGGGTCGCGGCGACCGTGCACAGCAAGCTGCCGGTGATCGAGGCGCTGATCGACCGGCACGCCGGGGAGCAGGTGCTGGTCATCGGCGGATACCTGGACCAGCTGCACGAGATCGGGCAGTTCCTCTCCGACCGCGGCACCGAGACGCCGATCGTGCACGGCGCCACCACCACCAAGGAGCGCGAGCGCCTGTTCGACGCATTCCGCGACGGCTCCGTACGCACGCTGATCCTGTCCAAGGTGGGCAACTTCTCCATCGACCTGCCCGAGGCGGCCGTCGCCATCCAGGTGTCGGGCACGTTCGGATCGCGCCAGGAGGAGGCCCAGCGGCTGGGCCGGGTGCTGCGGCCCAAGGCCGACGGCCGCCAGGCCCACTTCTACTCGGTCGTCTCGCGCGACACCGTCGACACCGAGTACGCCGCCCACCGCCAGCGCTTCCTGGCCGAGCAGGGCTACGCCTACACCATCGTGGACGCCGCCGACGTGCTCTCCCCCGAGCCGCCTGGCGGCGCCTGA
- a CDS encoding L,D-transpeptidase family protein gives MRRIVVSVLAIACLAGTAACQPKPAVPGAVAQASELPLPAESAQPSPSAEVPVPSASPKPTTSPKPATCQQGEHQKAVEQALAALGGYGKLTVDGVQSQADCDAVKKFQKRFDLRPVDGKAGPMTRNVAERLLASKPGACGAGSGLTACVDLTHQTVWIMSGGKVVYGPTVTRTGMAGYATDTGSFAIHDRQLKNWSEEWDVWLPYWQRVVGGSGFHQTTTWIHNGSIGSHGCINLLPVDAVRFWNTLKNGTTVKIFGRRPGT, from the coding sequence GTGCGCCGCATAGTCGTGAGCGTGCTCGCGATCGCCTGCCTGGCGGGCACCGCCGCGTGCCAGCCGAAGCCGGCCGTGCCGGGCGCGGTGGCGCAGGCGTCCGAGCTGCCGCTGCCGGCCGAGTCGGCGCAGCCGTCACCGAGTGCCGAGGTGCCGGTGCCGTCGGCGTCGCCGAAGCCCACCACCAGCCCGAAGCCGGCCACCTGCCAGCAGGGGGAGCACCAGAAGGCCGTGGAGCAGGCGCTGGCGGCGCTGGGCGGCTACGGCAAGCTGACCGTGGACGGCGTGCAGTCGCAGGCCGACTGCGACGCCGTCAAGAAGTTCCAGAAGCGGTTCGACCTGCGCCCGGTCGACGGCAAGGCCGGTCCGATGACCCGCAACGTCGCCGAGCGGCTGCTGGCGAGCAAGCCGGGCGCCTGCGGTGCGGGCAGCGGCCTGACCGCCTGTGTCGACCTGACCCACCAGACCGTGTGGATCATGAGCGGCGGCAAGGTCGTGTACGGCCCGACCGTGACCCGCACCGGGATGGCGGGCTACGCGACCGACACCGGCTCGTTCGCCATCCACGACCGGCAGCTGAAGAACTGGTCGGAGGAGTGGGACGTGTGGCTGCCGTACTGGCAGCGCGTGGTCGGTGGTAGCGGTTTTCACCAGACGACGACCTGGATCCACAACGGCTCGATCGGATCGCACGGCTGCATCAACCTTCTGCCGGTCGACGCGGTCAGATTCTGGAACACGCTCAAGAACGGCACCACGGTAAAGATTTTCGGGCGTCGCCCCGGCACCTGA
- a CDS encoding helicase-associated domain-containing protein — MTTEYADHLRALPDDALGALLRVRPDLITPVPTDVTVLAARAQTRVSVARTLDTLDRFTLEILDALRLTREPDTRTTSLAAVVAMACAPAGGPEPARVAEAVGRLRARSLVYGPDDTLTLIPTVDEVCSPYLAGLGRPAADLATAGDSDGAVAALMADPAKLRRTLLSAPPEARAVLDRLAEGPPVGTSTNRSEPVTWLLEHHLLVATGDDAVELPRELGLLLRRDAGPLGQLHPLPPEPAGQPRPELFADRAGAGQAMNAVRHTEDLLEALHEEPAPVLRGGGLGVLPLRRLARAAGIAEPLAALLLEAAMAAGLLGELELGSETVFLPAAGYDLWRGTPLAQRWAVLAGAWLAMPRQPGLTGGRDEKDRPLTVLSPQLERAGMPAARRAVLAALAELAPGSAPSADELLERLRWQAPRRLRGRAELHREALTEAAELGVTGSGALTGYGRQLLEVGHGDPDADPLGRRPEAELPPEQTPLVLALAALLPPPVDHVLVQADLTVVVPGPPEPALGAELDLVAEHESGGGASVYRVTSASLRRALDAGYAGTDLHALFQRRSKTPVPQALTYLIDDVARTHGGLRTGGAQAYLRSDDEGLVSAVLADRRLSALQLRRLAPTVLVTPFSSGRLLAALRDAGYAPVPEDASGAAVLTKPKSRRAAPRAALEPQPDPLEAPGLTEPRLLGIIEEIRRGDARARAARRAPAEVRAAAGHPMSSLTAVQAHSQALAVLQQAVRDKAKVWVGYVDAHGANASRLVRPVSLGAGYLRAEDDRTQTLHTFALHRITAAAPAD, encoded by the coding sequence ATGACCACCGAGTACGCCGACCACCTGCGCGCGCTGCCCGACGACGCCCTGGGCGCGCTGCTGCGCGTGCGCCCCGACCTGATCACGCCGGTGCCCACCGACGTGACGGTGCTGGCCGCCCGTGCCCAGACCCGGGTCTCGGTGGCCCGCACCCTGGACACCCTCGACCGGTTCACCCTGGAGATCCTCGACGCGCTCCGGCTGACCCGCGAGCCCGACACCCGGACCACCTCGCTGGCGGCGGTCGTCGCCATGGCGTGCGCCCCGGCGGGCGGCCCCGAGCCGGCCCGGGTGGCCGAGGCGGTCGGCCGGCTGCGGGCCAGGTCCCTCGTGTACGGACCCGACGACACGCTCACCCTGATCCCCACCGTCGACGAGGTGTGCTCGCCATACCTGGCGGGCCTCGGGCGGCCCGCCGCCGACCTGGCGACCGCGGGCGACTCCGACGGCGCGGTGGCCGCGCTCATGGCCGACCCGGCGAAGCTGCGCCGCACCCTGCTCAGCGCGCCGCCCGAGGCCCGCGCCGTGCTGGACCGGCTGGCCGAGGGGCCTCCCGTGGGCACCAGCACCAACCGCAGCGAGCCGGTGACCTGGCTGCTGGAGCACCACCTGCTGGTGGCCACCGGCGACGACGCGGTCGAGCTGCCGCGCGAGCTGGGGCTGCTGCTGCGCCGCGACGCCGGGCCGCTCGGGCAGCTGCACCCGCTGCCGCCGGAGCCCGCCGGGCAGCCCCGGCCGGAGCTGTTCGCAGACCGGGCCGGGGCCGGGCAGGCGATGAACGCGGTGCGGCATACCGAGGACCTGCTGGAGGCGCTGCACGAGGAGCCCGCGCCGGTGCTGCGCGGCGGCGGTCTGGGCGTGCTGCCGCTGCGGCGGCTGGCCCGCGCCGCCGGGATCGCCGAACCGCTGGCCGCGCTGCTGCTGGAGGCCGCCATGGCGGCCGGGCTGCTGGGCGAGCTGGAGCTCGGCAGCGAGACCGTCTTCCTGCCCGCCGCGGGCTACGACCTGTGGCGCGGCACCCCGCTGGCGCAGCGCTGGGCCGTGCTGGCCGGGGCGTGGCTGGCCATGCCGCGGCAGCCGGGACTGACCGGCGGCCGCGACGAGAAGGACCGGCCGCTGACCGTGCTGTCGCCGCAGCTGGAGCGGGCCGGGATGCCCGCCGCCCGGCGGGCGGTGCTGGCGGCGCTGGCCGAACTGGCGCCCGGCTCGGCGCCCAGCGCCGACGAGCTGCTGGAACGGCTGCGCTGGCAGGCGCCGCGGCGGCTGCGCGGCCGGGCCGAGCTGCACCGCGAGGCCCTGACCGAGGCGGCCGAGCTGGGCGTGACCGGCTCCGGCGCGCTCACCGGGTACGGCAGGCAGCTGCTGGAGGTGGGGCACGGCGACCCCGACGCCGATCCGCTGGGGCGCCGGCCCGAGGCCGAGCTGCCGCCGGAGCAGACCCCGCTGGTGCTGGCCCTGGCGGCGCTGCTGCCGCCCCCGGTCGACCACGTGCTGGTGCAGGCCGACCTGACCGTGGTGGTCCCCGGGCCGCCCGAGCCCGCGCTCGGCGCCGAACTGGACCTGGTCGCCGAGCACGAGTCCGGCGGCGGCGCCAGCGTGTACCGGGTGACCTCGGCCAGTCTGCGCCGGGCGCTGGACGCCGGATACGCCGGGACGGACCTGCACGCGCTGTTCCAGCGGCGCTCGAAGACCCCGGTGCCGCAGGCGCTGACGTACCTGATCGACGACGTGGCGCGGACCCACGGCGGGCTGCGCACGGGCGGGGCGCAGGCGTATCTGCGCAGCGACGACGAGGGCCTGGTGTCGGCGGTGCTGGCCGACCGGCGGCTGTCGGCGCTGCAACTGCGCAGGCTGGCCCCGACGGTGCTGGTGACGCCGTTCAGCTCGGGGCGCCTGCTGGCCGCGCTGCGCGACGCCGGGTACGCGCCGGTGCCCGAGGACGCGAGCGGGGCGGCCGTGCTGACCAAGCCGAAGTCGCGGCGGGCCGCGCCCCGGGCGGCGCTGGAGCCGCAGCCGGACCCGCTGGAGGCGCCGGGGCTGACCGAGCCGCGGCTGCTCGGCATCATCGAGGAGATCCGGCGTGGCGACGCCCGCGCGCGGGCCGCGCGCCGGGCCCCGGCCGAGGTCCGTGCGGCCGCCGGGCACCCGATGTCGAGCCTGACCGCGGTGCAGGCGCACTCCCAGGCGCTGGCGGTGCTCCAGCAGGCGGTGCGGGACAAGGCCAAGGTCTGGGTCGGGTACGTCGACGCGCACGGCGCGAACGCGTCCCGCCTGGTGCGGCCGGTGTCGCTCGGGGCGGGCTACCTGCGGGCCGAGGACGACCGGACCCAGACGCTGCACACGTTCGCGCTGCACCGGATCACGGCGGCGGCCCCCGCCGACTGA
- a CDS encoding FG-GAP repeat protein yields MRRALCVLGVSLLGLTGATAAGAAPAAPGGGPRVSPNQVQVRRPVLLRRIGQTPPASTGTPQGAARWDFDGDGRDEIAVAGDSYGGTVIVSYSRIGARDVITIDRPYQGGGEFGTALAGGDFDGDGYDDLVVGDYVDTALRQTGSRRYAAPGSGSVWIIPGGTAGLRLDRAREINRDTVAGLGQRAEYESFGSAVATGDLNRDGYDDLAVGAPTANGLEGGVAVVYGGRRSLGTSGTWLDQDTAGVPDTGEHGMFTGDYFGAALAIGDATGDGYADLAVGAPGEDGDDPRIGTGAITLLKGSAAGLTTAGATQVKAASMATAAQPRLGLGRTLAVVDLNRDGAAEVVSGSATSIPTSLGGVCDVVSLVGRAGGLSTAGAQIVKPAPTALGDGFGSALATGDVTGDGYPDLVVGAPGRTVAGHPNAGAVYVVPGSAGRLTGAGIREYTQDTAGISDTAEQDDEFGHAVAVLNRDGDGTSQVLVGAYREWIGGEPRPHGLVTVLRGGTALTELTTWTGAQLFPAPPDGDFGMLGVGLTGSRLGYY; encoded by the coding sequence ATGCGTCGTGCACTGTGCGTACTCGGGGTGTCGCTGCTGGGACTGACCGGCGCGACGGCGGCGGGAGCCGCGCCCGCGGCTCCCGGTGGCGGTCCGCGGGTGTCGCCGAACCAGGTCCAGGTCCGCCGGCCGGTGCTGCTGCGCCGGATCGGGCAGACGCCGCCCGCGAGCACCGGCACGCCGCAGGGCGCCGCGCGCTGGGACTTCGACGGGGACGGGCGCGACGAGATCGCCGTCGCCGGGGACAGCTACGGCGGCACGGTGATCGTGTCGTACAGCCGGATCGGGGCCCGCGACGTCATCACGATCGACCGGCCGTACCAGGGCGGGGGCGAGTTCGGCACCGCGCTGGCGGGCGGCGACTTCGACGGCGACGGCTACGACGACCTCGTCGTCGGCGACTACGTCGACACCGCGTTGCGCCAGACCGGCTCGCGGCGCTACGCCGCGCCCGGCTCCGGTTCCGTCTGGATCATTCCGGGCGGCACGGCCGGCCTGCGGCTCGACCGCGCCCGCGAGATCAACCGCGACACCGTGGCCGGGCTCGGCCAGCGCGCCGAGTACGAGTCGTTCGGCTCCGCGGTGGCCACCGGCGACCTCAACCGCGACGGCTACGACGACCTCGCCGTGGGCGCGCCGACGGCCAACGGCCTGGAGGGCGGCGTCGCCGTCGTGTACGGCGGCCGCCGCAGCCTCGGCACCAGCGGCACCTGGCTCGACCAGGACACCGCCGGGGTGCCGGACACCGGTGAGCACGGCATGTTCACCGGCGACTACTTCGGCGCCGCGCTGGCGATCGGCGACGCTACCGGCGACGGCTACGCCGACCTGGCCGTCGGCGCCCCGGGCGAGGACGGCGACGATCCCCGCATCGGCACGGGCGCGATCACGCTGCTGAAGGGCTCCGCCGCCGGGCTCACCACGGCCGGCGCCACGCAGGTCAAGGCCGCGAGCATGGCGACGGCCGCCCAGCCGCGCCTGGGTCTGGGCCGCACCCTGGCCGTCGTCGACCTCAACCGCGACGGTGCCGCCGAGGTCGTCTCCGGCAGCGCCACCAGCATCCCGACCAGCCTCGGCGGCGTCTGCGACGTGGTCAGCCTGGTCGGCCGCGCGGGCGGCCTGTCCACGGCCGGCGCGCAGATCGTGAAACCGGCGCCGACCGCCCTGGGTGACGGCTTCGGCAGCGCGCTGGCCACCGGCGACGTGACCGGGGACGGCTACCCGGACCTGGTCGTCGGGGCACCCGGCCGGACCGTCGCCGGGCACCCGAACGCGGGCGCCGTCTACGTGGTGCCGGGCTCGGCGGGGCGGCTGACCGGCGCGGGCATCCGCGAGTACACCCAGGACACCGCCGGGATCAGCGACACGGCCGAGCAGGACGACGAGTTCGGCCACGCCGTGGCGGTGCTGAACCGCGACGGCGACGGGACGTCGCAGGTGCTGGTCGGGGCATACCGGGAGTGGATCGGCGGCGAACCCCGGCCGCACGGCCTGGTCACCGTCCTGCGCGGCGGCACGGCTCTGACCGAGCTGACCACCTGGACCGGGGCGCAGCTGTTCCCCGCCCCGCCGGACGGCGACTTCGGCATGCTGGGCGTCGGCCTGACCGGCTCCCGGCTCGGCTACTACTGA
- a CDS encoding futalosine hydrolase encodes MTLLVVTAVAAEAEALLRGMPAGHPVTVTPVGVGPAAAAAGTARLLALAGSRYRAVVSAGIAGGIGVEPGGTVLGARSIAADLGAQSPESDTGFISVDDLGFGTATLEADADLLAALRRVLPDAAVGDVLTLSTVTGTAETARELVARHPLAVAEAMEGYGVGCAAEQAGVPFAELRTISNPVGPRDRASWRIGDALSALTAAAPHLAALAGSW; translated from the coding sequence ATGACGCTGCTGGTCGTGACCGCGGTGGCCGCCGAGGCCGAGGCGCTGCTGCGCGGGATGCCCGCCGGCCACCCGGTGACCGTGACGCCGGTCGGGGTCGGCCCGGCCGCCGCGGCCGCGGGTACGGCCCGCCTGCTGGCCCTGGCCGGTTCGCGCTACCGGGCCGTCGTGTCGGCCGGGATCGCGGGCGGCATCGGCGTCGAGCCCGGTGGCACCGTGCTGGGGGCCCGCAGCATCGCGGCGGACCTGGGCGCCCAGTCGCCGGAGTCCGACACCGGCTTCATCAGCGTCGACGACCTGGGCTTCGGCACCGCGACCCTGGAGGCCGACGCGGATCTGCTGGCGGCGCTGCGCCGGGTGCTGCCCGACGCCGCCGTCGGGGACGTGCTCACCCTGTCGACCGTGACCGGCACCGCCGAGACGGCCCGCGAGCTGGTCGCCCGGCACCCGCTGGCGGTGGCCGAGGCGATGGAGGGCTACGGCGTCGGCTGCGCCGCCGAGCAGGCCGGAGTCCCGTTCGCGGAGCTGCGTACGATCTCGAATCCGGTCGGGCCGCGCGACCGCGCCTCCTGGCGCATCGGCGACGCCCTGAGCGCCCTGACCGCCGCCGCGCCACACCTGGCCGCCCTGGCGGGCAGCTGGTAG
- a CDS encoding 1,4-dihydroxy-6-naphthoate synthase, which yields MSAPLSIAFSPCPNDTFVFHALAHGLVPGAPALDVTFADVDVTNTAALDGRFDLVKVSYAALPWLLDRYELLPCGGALGRGCGPLLLTAGRADISGATVAVPGDRTTAYLLFRLWAQQSGQVPGRIEVVPFHEIMPGVAAGRFDAGLVIHEARFTYPRYGLTSLVDLGEWWETDTGLPIPLGAILARRGAVDPVAAAAWVRASVRAAWADPAASRDYVLAHAQEMEPEVVDQHIKLYVNEFTEELGEAGHAAARALLTRAAAAGLTPAVVL from the coding sequence GTGAGCGCGCCGCTGAGCATCGCCTTCTCGCCCTGCCCGAACGACACGTTCGTCTTCCACGCGCTGGCGCACGGGCTGGTCCCCGGCGCCCCGGCGCTGGACGTGACCTTCGCCGACGTCGACGTCACCAACACCGCGGCCCTCGACGGCCGCTTCGACCTGGTCAAGGTGAGCTACGCGGCCCTGCCGTGGCTGCTGGACCGCTACGAGCTGCTGCCCTGCGGCGGCGCGCTCGGCCGCGGCTGCGGCCCGCTGCTGCTCACGGCCGGGCGGGCCGACATCAGCGGGGCGACCGTGGCGGTGCCCGGCGACCGGACCACGGCATACCTGCTGTTCCGGCTGTGGGCACAGCAGAGCGGGCAGGTGCCGGGGCGCATCGAGGTGGTGCCGTTCCACGAGATCATGCCGGGGGTGGCGGCCGGGCGGTTCGACGCGGGCCTGGTGATCCACGAGGCGCGGTTCACGTACCCGCGCTACGGCCTGACCAGCCTGGTCGACCTGGGCGAGTGGTGGGAGACGGACACGGGCCTGCCGATCCCGCTGGGCGCGATCCTGGCCCGGCGCGGCGCGGTCGACCCCGTCGCGGCGGCCGCGTGGGTGCGCGCGTCGGTGCGGGCGGCCTGGGCCGATCCGGCGGCCAGCCGCGACTACGTGCTGGCACACGCCCAGGAGATGGAGCCCGAGGTCGTCGACCAGCACATCAAGCTGTACGTCAACGAGTTCACCGAGGAACTGGGCGAGGCCGGACACGCGGCCGCCCGGGCCCTGCTGACCCGGGCGGCGGCGGCCGGCCTCACTCCTGCGGTGGTGCTGTAG
- the ligD gene encoding non-homologous end-joining DNA ligase, producing MRTEVDGRQLTLSNLEKPLYPDGTTKAEVIDYYLRIAPVLLPHLADRALTRIRFPDGADRPGFFEKNAPAKHPAWVPLSPDGLIICQEPATLVWLANLAALELHTHQWRVGAPGPDRVVFDLDPGAPAGLDECRAVALALRDRLAVDGRDAYPKTSGRKGMQVSAVFAGGFDEVMDYARAIAAEFAAAAKDMVTDQMAKEVRPGRVFIDWSQNHQAKTTVSVYSLRAGPVPTVSAPLTWDEVAAGDFTAEDFTPAEVLARTTRLGDLHQGLLPASGRRR from the coding sequence ATGCGCACTGAGGTCGACGGCCGCCAGCTCACCCTCAGCAACCTCGAAAAGCCGCTCTATCCGGACGGCACCACCAAGGCCGAGGTGATCGACTACTACCTGCGGATCGCGCCGGTGCTGCTGCCGCACCTGGCCGACCGCGCGCTGACCCGGATCCGCTTCCCCGACGGCGCCGACCGCCCCGGCTTCTTCGAGAAGAACGCGCCCGCCAAGCATCCGGCCTGGGTGCCGCTGTCCCCCGACGGCCTGATCATCTGTCAGGAGCCCGCGACCCTGGTGTGGCTGGCCAACCTCGCCGCCCTGGAACTGCACACCCACCAGTGGCGCGTCGGTGCCCCCGGCCCCGACCGGGTCGTCTTCGACCTCGACCCGGGCGCGCCCGCCGGACTCGACGAGTGCCGCGCGGTCGCCCTCGCCCTGCGCGACCGTCTCGCCGTGGACGGCCGCGACGCGTACCCGAAGACGTCCGGGCGCAAGGGCATGCAGGTGTCCGCGGTGTTCGCGGGTGGCTTCGACGAGGTCATGGACTACGCGCGGGCGATCGCGGCCGAGTTCGCGGCCGCGGCCAAGGACATGGTCACCGACCAGATGGCCAAGGAGGTACGCCCCGGCCGGGTCTTCATCGACTGGAGCCAGAACCACCAGGCCAAGACCACCGTCAGCGTGTACTCCCTGCGCGCCGGCCCGGTCCCCACCGTCTCCGCCCCGCTCACCTGGGACGAGGTCGCCGCCGGCGACTTCACCGCCGAGGACTTCACCCCCGCCGAGGTCCTCGCCCGCACCACCCGCCTCGGCGACCTCCACCAAGGCCTCCTGCCCGCCTCCGGACGCCGCCGGTGA
- a CDS encoding cold-shock protein, with the protein MPTGRVKWYDTEKGFGFLTRDEGGDVFVHKAALPGGVGDLKPGQKVEFGVAAGRKGDQALQVKLIDAPPSLVELRRRPADELNNMIEDMIKVLESGILPDLKRGRFPEKKSAQKIAEALHAIARELEV; encoded by the coding sequence GTGCCTACGGGTCGGGTGAAGTGGTATGACACGGAGAAGGGCTTCGGTTTCCTGACCCGTGACGAGGGCGGCGACGTCTTCGTGCACAAGGCCGCGCTGCCGGGCGGGGTGGGCGACCTGAAACCGGGCCAGAAGGTCGAGTTCGGCGTCGCCGCCGGCCGCAAGGGCGACCAGGCCCTGCAGGTCAAGCTCATCGACGCGCCGCCGTCGCTGGTGGAGTTGCGTCGCCGCCCGGCGGACGAGCTGAACAACATGATCGAAGACATGATCAAGGTGCTGGAGAGCGGGATCCTGCCCGACCTCAAGCGCGGCCGCTTCCCCGAGAAGAAGAGCGCGCAGAAGATCGCCGAGGCGCTGCACGCGATCGCCCGCGAGCTCGAGGTCTGA
- a CDS encoding helix-turn-helix transcriptional regulator: protein MDEEQATLAGRLGRLLRIERERRGLSQQELARRVDVAQQHISRLERGRGPVSSSYADRAFAALGLQLRVEAEAAGSGRDSRVATAVAQLRELQFRVVSNVHLLKVRAPGELRFVLDGPAAAVLQGVPVDERRVDVLMAEADVEVLAAWVLRKALRRWNERTREFDGYRTDPRDPGPLWWGDRMVELRARLVPELPEPVLVEFDGEVLPVRPLPAVELDHPEVAWVLGRLRERPELGCQAPPGGSGESTSAASTMV, encoded by the coding sequence GTGGATGAGGAACAGGCGACCTTGGCAGGGCGGCTCGGGCGGCTGCTGCGGATCGAGCGGGAGCGGCGCGGCCTAAGCCAGCAGGAGCTCGCGCGCCGGGTCGACGTGGCACAGCAGCACATCTCGAGGCTGGAGCGCGGTCGCGGGCCGGTGAGCTCGTCCTACGCTGATCGGGCGTTCGCGGCTCTCGGCCTGCAACTGCGGGTCGAGGCCGAGGCGGCGGGCAGCGGTCGGGACAGCCGCGTGGCGACGGCGGTGGCGCAGCTGCGGGAGTTGCAGTTCCGGGTGGTGAGCAACGTGCACCTGCTGAAGGTGCGGGCGCCCGGGGAGCTGCGGTTCGTGTTGGACGGGCCGGCGGCGGCGGTGCTGCAGGGGGTGCCGGTCGACGAGCGGCGTGTCGACGTGCTGATGGCGGAGGCGGACGTCGAGGTGCTGGCGGCCTGGGTGCTTCGCAAGGCGCTGCGGCGGTGGAACGAGCGGACCCGGGAGTTCGACGGCTACCGCACGGACCCGCGTGATCCGGGGCCGCTGTGGTGGGGCGACAGGATGGTCGAGCTGCGGGCGCGGCTGGTGCCGGAGCTGCCGGAGCCGGTGCTGGTCGAGTTCGACGGCGAGGTGCTGCCGGTGCGGCCGCTGCCCGCCGTCGAACTCGACCACCCTGAGGTCGCCTGGGTGCTCGGCCGACTGCGGGAGCGGCCGGAGCTGGGGTGTCAGGCGCCGCCAGGCGGCTCGGGGGAGAGCACGTCGGCGGCGTCCACGATGGTGTAG
- a CDS encoding DUF2530 domain-containing protein — MEPPKPLDPPTVPFALAGIGAFALVGLVFLIFRDWLAANGHESWLWICVAGVLWGLPGLATMIVHDRHRRERRS, encoded by the coding sequence ATGGAACCACCCAAACCGCTGGACCCGCCGACCGTCCCCTTCGCCCTCGCCGGAATCGGCGCGTTCGCGCTGGTCGGCCTCGTCTTCTTGATCTTCCGGGACTGGCTCGCCGCCAACGGCCACGAGAGCTGGCTGTGGATCTGCGTCGCGGGTGTGCTGTGGGGCCTGCCGGGCCTGGCCACGATGATCGTGCACGACCGGCACCGGCGGGAGCGCCGCTCGTGA